GTTCGATGCTTACGGTGCTTGATTTATGGAACAATTCGCTTGGCGGTCGCATCGACCTCGACTTTCGACGATTCGATCGTCTTACCACCCTCAACATCGGATGGAATAAGTTGCAGGGGCTCATCCCCGAGGCTCTCTCTTCTTGCAGGGCATTGAAGATCTTGAATCTGTCTCGAAACAACCTTAGCGGACAGGTCCCAGAGAAGCTCTGCAGACTTGGGTCCATCTCCTTCTTGAATCTGGATAACAATAGCCTCTCCAATATCTCGCAGGCTTTAGGAGTTCTTCAGGAGTGCCATGACCTGAGGGTTCTTGATCTTTCCTGGAACTTCCAAGGTGAGGAAATGCCGACGACCGGAATCCGAGGATTCCAAAGCTTACAAGCCATGGGCATCGTTAATTGTGCTTTGACTGGCCTTATCCCCTCATGGctgaggaattgcaaagagttaAGTGCTTTGAATTTATCATGGAACTGTTTGACCGGAGAAATACCGCCGTGGCTTGGAAGGTTTGATCATCTCTTTTTGTTGGACTTGGCAAATAACTCGCACTACGGGGAGATCCCTGCTTCCTTGGCAGAGCTAAAGAGCCTTATGTCAGGGATTCCTCCGCATGATGGCGATGATTCTTCCATTGAATTCCCGTTCTATGGATGGAGCAGCAATCAACAGATTCTCGACGGACTGAAGTATAAACATTATACAGACTTTCCACCAGCAGTGAATTTGAGTTATAACAGATTGACTGGATCAATTTTGAAGGAGTTTGGAAATCTGAGGTATCTTCATCAGCTGGATCTAAGTCGGAACAACTTGTCAGGTTCCATTCCAGAAGAACTGTCAAGCATGGTCAATttggagaggttggatttgtcttTCAACAATCTGTCAGGGAGCATTCCATCCTCCCTCACcgggctttcttttctttcctttttcagtGTAGCTTTCAATCACTTACGAGGACTAATTCCAATAGGAGGTCAGTTCTCGACCTTCCCCTGTTCTAGCTTCGAAGGAAATCCAGGTCTCTACAGTGATTCATTGCCTTTCTGCGAACCTGTGAAGGCAACGTATCAGAAGGAAGGTGATGTCGATGAAGATAAAATTGCTTTCATTGGGTTGCCATTCGCCATTGGAGTGGCATCAGGTTTTGTGTTTATCGTTTACGTTTCGATGTGTTGCTGGCAATTATGATTACCCAAGAGATCCGAGGATTAAGTAgtctaccatatatatatatatatatatatgtatatatgtatatgtatatatgtatatgtatatatatatgtatatgtatatgtatatgtatatatatataccatatacatatatatatatataccatatacatatacatatatatatatatatatatatatatatatatatatatatatatccggtAGACTACTTAATCCTCGGATCTCTTGGGtaatcatatatatatgcatatgtatatatatgtatatatatacatatatatatatatatacatatatatatatatatacatatatatatatatacatatatatatatatatgaaaatcccTTTTTAGTTCCTGCTTATGTGTACTCTTAAACTAAATGAAATAAACTGtaaataaactatatatatatatatatgtatatatatatatgtatatatgtatgtatatatgtatatatgtatatgtatatgtatatatatatataccatatacatatacatatatatatataccatatacatatacatatatatacatatatatatatatatatatatatatatatatatatatatatatatatatatatatatatatatatatatatatatatatatatatccggtAGACTACTTAATCCTCGGATCTCTTGGGtaatcatatatatatgcatatgtatatatatgtatatatatacatatatatatatatacatacatatatatatatatatacatatatatatatatatatatatgaaaatcccTTTTTAGTTCCTGCTTATGTGTACTCTTAAACTAAATGAAATAAACTGTAATTTTGCATAATTTCTGTTAGTATACCGTAAACAATGTATGATTGAATGATACTCTTTGGTAAGTTCTTCTCCCTATTTAAATCTTTTTTTCTCTACCGTATGAATTTATGGGTGTGGTCAATAAGATTCATTAGGAGTTTACTTGATAAAAGGActcttataattatttattttagaatttATACTTTCACCTATAAATCAAAAGAATTTCATAGGAACTCAACACATGATGTGACAATATATAATAGAAAGATTATAAATATTCTCTATCTCTCTTTAatccattttttattgcttctagtaGTTGAATAaacaaatagaaataaaaaaatgaatctaGTTTTTTTTACATATCAATATTACTGTAGTTTTCAAATCGAATAATGATGCACTTAGAGAACGATATCCAAAAGTATTCAAATCTAAACTGGGATGGATagttatttgattttagttttttCATATAACAAAAGTATTATTATAGTTTTTATACTTTTAATTGATATGAGAGCTACatgttttaaaattaaaataaattaaatcatataaaaaatagaTATATTTATGTGATTAGATATActaatgttttaaaatattttttaatttttaagtaatattattattgaattaaTTTGTGATGTATTATGTTTAATCTTTGAATCTATTTATCTATGCTCCTCACTTATTTGTGAGCAATATTATCGAATCTTGTATGCTGATTATAaattcaattgataagtttatgaataaatatacttttgagataagtgacgtagAAAATACATCGATCAAGGACTCGAATCATAagaataaattatcaaaataaatgaattaaaaattatattaaaaaaatatcatgttgAAAATTAGATATATGATTAATCGACGCGTTAAAGATTAGATTTCGTATTATAAGTCGGGACATATATCGAAAGGATCACATATGCTGATAGATTGACTAATTTACCAAAGGAATTAACGATATACTGGAAGGACCATTCCATCCTCCCTCAcccgctttcttttctttctttcttcagtgCAGCTTTCAATCAATTGCAAGGACTAATTCCAAGTGGAGGTCAGTTCTTGGCCTTCCCATGTTCTAGCTGTGAAGGAAGTCCCGGTCTCTACAGTGATTCTGGACTCCTCTGCAACTCGACTCGGCTCCCGACACAACTGAAGGAAGATGATGCTGATGTGTTTCGGAGTACTACCATTCACATTGATTTCGGAGTGCTACCATTCACACTTGGCGTAACGGTGGGTTTTTGGTCCACTgtgtcctttttatgtgtttctggAGTCAAACATCaaggagaatatatatatatatatacatatatatatatatagcaaacaTATTAGGACCGATGTACAAAATCCTCTTTTCTCTAACCTTTGATTTGGAAAGCTTTATTGATTAGGCCGCAAATATAACTATTTACGAGGAACTCTGTTTGTTTCAGTTTTGGAGATTTTCGTGTCACCCACTAATATTGtggtcatatgaaaaatattggataaatttctcaaaaaaattatatttttattttattttatattaattttttttacttattttcaCATACGTCCCTTAAttcctaaaagaaaaaaattacctTTGGTCTTTATCCCATTGACTCTTGCCTCTACCTCACCTTACTTGAGTGCCTTTGCTTTTGCTATGGTCTTTATCATTCATGTCACCGATTGAGGTCACAATAGATATTGGCTACGAAGGAGTTGGTTTTGGCTCACTCCCACCCCAATTGCTACTATTTCATCAAGTGATGCTCTCGATAGATCCCGGTGAAGCAAACATGGTCTGACACATAGTGAGTCCTTATGGGGCTCTACTTTATCAGTCGAATAATTATAAGGGTGATGATTCGATCCAACTTTAAAATCATGCGAAGACAATGATAAAAACACATTGGATCTTGAGATGGGATAGAGATGACGAACAATAATAATAACGAAGATGATAATCGATGAGACATAGGTCAATAGCAATTttgtttttttagaaaataagggATTGCTTgtgagaataaataaataaaaaaattaattaaaaaaataaaaataaaaaaacaggtttttttgaaaaaaaatatttaaaaacgtTCACAATAATAACTATTTAGAAAGAAAGATATTGAGATTTCATCCAGGATACTAATCTATGTTTGGTGCCCTTAATTATTTCCTCCTCCCGAGATTTCTCGATTTCTGTGTAGTTCACTCACACTCGATGAGatgatatcataaaatatatttctcTTTATGCACGTCATACGGTACCCTCATGTCCCCTCTCGTTAAAGATCAGCCTACCCAAAATTATCGTATAATTCCGAAATacctgcatatataaaaacaaAATTACTGGTGTAGCGAATCACCAACCGATGAATATAGGAGAATAAGCATCGCTCTATCCAAATGAAAACTTAGAATAAGAATAATTgaacaaaatattttattttattgaacaACTTCGCTATCACCGAACGGGTCGGTTTGGGGGGACGACTGCAAACCAAGAACTCGATCGACTGACCCGAGTCGAGACAACAGTATCGCATTCCCAGGCAGCCTTGTGCACTTCCACCACACAGTTGTCCCGCCCCAAATCCCTCGTCTTCAACGCGCTTCACCGTCACAGAACAAGTGTACATATGGAAACAAGAGAAACCCAACGACTCGAGCCAATCCCATCTCGTTGTCGGCGACCATCTATGTCGGTAACCCGTCCATGAACCAGCTTCTGGTCTTTCTCTTCCGGGTTGAGCAGTGGTGCTGGTACGTAGCTTCTGGTCTGCACTGATCACCGAACAACATCTGTCACCTAACCTATCGACAGTGACGAGCACCATGGTAAAAAGAATAGGAATATACCGCTCGATGGGCATGCGGAAGGGCCCGTGTGATTCCACCGAAATCTCCGGCAAAGCGGTCGGGCAGATGCTGCTTCATGTGGCCATGCTGTAAAGGATAACTTGTGCGTATTTAAGCCATGGATGTGTCTAGGTTGATGCAGATTTTTGTGTTCCTCTTGCCGCTGGTAAACCAAGTCCCATCAATCCGCTTTCCCAACATTAGCGGCCTTCTCTAGTTAGATCTTTCAGAGAACCttttagatagagagagagagagagagagagagagagcaggcaGAATGGGTTTTCTGGAACACATCTCTGAGATCTGTTCGTTCCCGAGCAGTCACAGCAAGTTCAAGAAGAAGAACCAGTTGCAGGTAAGTACAGAGGTTTACCTGCTCTTATTAGTCTCCTTCCTGCCCTGGAGATCGAGTATATGATGTGTGAATCGTTGATGGATGCAGACGGTGGAGATAAAGGTGAGGATGGACTGCGAAGGGTGCGAGAGGAAGGTCAGGAAGGCAGTGGAAGGCATGAAAGGTTTGAAGACCGAACTTGCTTCTCTCTTCTGCGATTTGATCCTTCTGAAGTGCTTGTGTTTGCAGGGGTGAGCAGCATAGAGATCGAGCCTAAGCAGCACAAGGTGACGGTGGTAGGGTACGTGGACCCGAAGAAGGTGATAAGGAGGGTGGCGTGGAAGACGGGGAAGAAGGCGGAGCCGTGGCCGTACGTGCCGTACGACGTCGTCGCCCACCCCTACGCGCCGGGGGCCTACGACAAGAAGGCGCCGCCGGGGTACGTGCGGAACGTGGTGGACGACCCGGCCGCGGCCCCGCTCGCCCGCGCGAGCTCCACGGAGGTGAAGTACACCACGGCGTTCAGCGACGACAACCCCAACAACTGCAGCGTCATGTGAAGGCCGAAGAGCCCCTCGATTAAGCTTTTGGTCATGCCAATAACAGTCCGCAGAGTGGTGGTGTTGTGTTAGAGCATTGTTCTTGTGATTTTTATGAATATATTTattcttttcccccttttttttccccctttttagtaGATCGTTCATGTTATGTCGAAAGTATGTGATTGTGTTAATTcgagtttttctttttctgtaaTCTCTACCATTCTTTTCCTCTCGTCTCAGTGCTTTCCTTGTAGACTCTTCAACAGCCATTTCGATCCTCTGGTACCGATCACCAATTTGAGTGTTCTCCACCATGTCTTGCCGGCCTTCAGGGAAGTATCGGTCTCAGAACACCAAAGACAGCAAGGTTGGCTAAATTAGTCTTTGAACCACCTGATGCGAACATGACGAAAACTAACCACCAATCAAATAAACAAAGAATCTTCGTATCAGTCTGTATTTTGAGGGTGTGAGATACCTCTGCCATCGAGAGCTGTGGTCCATGTTTGTGCAGCTTCATGTAGAGCAGGTGATGTTATATGCTTCTTCAGCTTCTTGGACACCATGAGCATGATTGCAACTCCAGTATATTTTGCTGTGAATCTCTCCGCAGTGCTAAAGTTTCCTGCAATTATTGGCTTCTTGGTAAACTGCTTTTTAGAAATCCAGCCAGAAATCGACATAAGTCTAAGCAGATCAAAATGAATTTACAACAATGTATAGTGTTAGGAGACAAGCAACTCTCTCATATAGATATCAGGGACCATTTTTCAGTGACTAATCTTAAACATCTGAGTCTCATTCAGTAGTTCAGCATAACACAAAAGTAATTCACCCATAAAACCAATAATGTCAGATTAGACAGACGATGAACCGAAGCACCTTTAGAACAAAGCTGATAAGGTATTTGATAACTAGccaagaaaatattatatattatgtaGAACCAACCATGAAATTTCAGACAATCAAGATCGTCTGATATGAGATATTGCAACGATCCTTAGAAATCAGACTTCAAACAGAATCTTGTCTGAGAAATATAGAACTGTCTATAGTTTCTGAACAATTATAATTAGTAGAAATCAACTGTAAATTTAGGACATTTATTTTCATTCAGATCATTTCTGTTTTAACGAGTTTTAGGAGTCGATTAGGTATTTGAATTCAGGCTGACTATGCCCATCTATAAGTTGTATTTAGCTGCTCAAACAACTCTTATTAGATATGTGTAACAAAATGCCACAATTGGAATTTATTCAGAGCTGACTACACCCATCTATAAGTTGTATTTGGCTGCTCAGAGAACTCTTAATAGATACATGTAGAATGATTCAATCGCTCGACTGGGACTCTTCGAGAGATTGCAGTCATATAGCTTTTGGAGTTATTTTTGAAGTTGTAAATAAGATAAGGTCCAAGTAGACTGTGTTTTAAGTGTTTTTATGGTACATCAAAAATAGTCACATAAATTCGGCTTAGAAAAATCAATGTGCTAAAAATGTGACCTATAATGCCTTATATGCATATCCAGTCGTATTGCATAACATGCGTATGCCATATGAAAAAACCTGAAGTAGCCAAAACCTACATAGAACGAATAACCAACCAAAAACTGAGGCACATTCAAAGAAAAGGATAAGCCGATAGAAAACTGAGATGCGGGCGCAAAAGGGGGTGGTTTGGGTTGTGGAATCCATCATGACTTCTTATTAAGCTGGTTACAACAAATTCTAGTAGTACTACTCCGCATACTATATAACACATTATTAAGACACTAGCGCTAATCATGCAAATTTCAAATATATTAGAATCTTGGCTTGAATGACTAAATTGTAATCTAAAGAATTATCTCTGAACATATAAAACAGACACTAAGCTTAACATGCTTAGACATGTAATCAAAGGATTCTAAAACCTCCAAAGTAGTTCTGTATATGTTTGGTGATAAGACATACACAAGGTGATCATCAACCCACCTGCACTGGGGCAAAATATGTATCATAGCATTAGCAATACATCCAATTATTACAACTCAAACTGAACATCTATAATGAAATGACAATTTTTCATAATGCAACTCAGTACTCTGAATAAGTATACAACAACCAGCCTTTGTGTATCTTTTTTTTAATGCATAAATTTTCTAGTTTTCACATAGTTTACTGAACTGAAAGTTTTGCTATGCATAAATTAGAAAACATGTCAATGACCATGACGAAGCTGAAATTACAAAATATTATGGCACATAAATCAatgtaaaaatatcaaaatgagaGTCTTTCAAGGAACCAAATATGACGACAACTTAGAGTATCTTTGTTAAACGAAGAAAGCACCGAAACAAATGAAAGTGCAAAACTCACACCTTTATATGACACATTGTACTCATGTTCTCAGATTGTTTTGGTATCTCCTGCACCTACTTACATCCAAAAGAAACTATGGTTTGTGTTCTAGGCCAAGAAAGTAACCAATTGCTCGTTCTTTTTCATTATGCTGCTAAGTTACGGTACCTCGCTAATCACGGAATCTGCTAAGACCATCACTCTCACCCAATAAACCCGGAGCCATGCATTCCGTAGGAAGATAAATAAATCAACACTAAGTAGCTAAATTTGTTGGTGATTGCTTCAAATCATTGTAAGGTACTCAGCGATCAAGACTAGAAAAGAAACCAAGCAATCACCTTTAACCTTGTTACAGAGGGGGCAGGCCTCGTACTGGTAGGGGACGGCATCCTTGGGTATCAACTCGGGAGATGGCGGCTCAGGAGAAGGAGAGAGCTCCAGCACTGGCGGGCGGAGGATACGGCCGCCATCTCGACCGCGTCGAGGTGGTGACATAAGAGGCGGCGGCGCAAGCGGCGAAGAGCCAAAAGGAATCATTAGAGCAGAGTTCCACGTGGGCCGTGGGCATTAACTCATGGGCCTAATCTGTAGTCTGTAGGCCGTACGCGTGTCCAATGACCCCTCTTCCTTATATATAACGGTTCGGAGAAAAGCGTTACCAAAGTCGTTCCGCGGGTCGGCTTTCACGTCTCTGTTTCTCTCTGTTTCCGAGCTGGTAATTCGATTGCTAACCAACCATGAGAGTGCATAACATACATTGTTTAGTGACTATGAACCACTTCATTCCTTCCCCTCTTTCACGGTTACCAGCGAGTTGGACCCATCTAATAAATGTTGATGGCAACATATTGTCTTGTTCGACTAATAATTCACCCTTCAAACGTGAAGAACTTCTGATATCAAGTTTTCATTAAATGCTCGATTAGGACAGATTTGGCGAGTGTGTTTGGAATTCATTGAGTCGTTTCTGTATTTTGGTTGCATTTTCTTCTGATTAATGTGGTCTATAAATATCTGATGTGACCATTGGAGAAGAGCTCGAAGCCCGTTCACTGTCCATACTCATGGCATTCATTTAACAGCATTTAGATCAACCATCTTGCTTGGATGTGGAAACTTTATGTTCTCTTTTGCTCCTCCCTCTCCATATGCAATAGCCTGTGTTGTTCAGAGCTCAGCAGTAATGGCTGGAGGGGTAAAACCTCAAAAGCTGTCGGTGCAGCGTAGATACAGAAGGAACGCGAGGGAATGTGAACTCTTTGATGTACTGAACCACCACAAATGTCAGTCATATATCGGTGAGCGGGAGGGACGGAGAGAACACTGTTAGGAAGTCATTCGCCATGAATACTGCAGCAGCTGCCCCTATCCTTTGGTGGTCTCGTGTTTTAAATGCTTCGCCACAACATACCCACCACTTTAATCTCCCTGTCACTCCATCTCTCTCCCCTCTTCATCTTCTACCACCAACCTTTAGCTTTTTTCCCCGAGAGATCAGATGAGTGTTGAGTTTGATCAGTCCAGATATTCCACCTGGAAGAAGGAACGCAACATCCTCTCTCTCAGACAGTTGGAGAGAAAGGAGAGGGATCAACCATGAAAGGGCTATTGTGGTGTTGGTCCGGCTCACTCAGAATGCAACAGCAAGAAGGCAAAGCAAACGCCTTACAGATTGCATTCTGATTGAGCCGCGCCAATATCTCAGCACTCTTTTCATTCCTCACTCCTCAGCGCATGCAGTTCTGTTGCCATCTCTCTGGATTACATCTAAGCCTGCTTGCAACTCTCTCATTCCAAACTTCTAGCGGTGGCCGTGACACTGAGTTTGCTGTGATTAGTGACTCCGCACTGCAACTCAGGTACTTTATAGATAACCTTCTTAACTGATGTTGTTATCCCACTGTGAAGCTGTTCTTTTCATATCACCAGCCATATAGATCAAAATAATTTCTAAGTGGACCGGATAACCTTTGGATAATTTCATGATCCCTGTATACGTGGGATACGTGAGGGACCATATCAACCATAAAAAGAATCACAAGGCTGACTCAGCCACCTACATTTGCTATTTCATATTATTTAGATTACATTTCTTCCAATGAGAAGCTCCTAATTCCAATCCTTCATTGTAAAGGTAGCTTATTccttttatgttttgatttcaatcagatCCTAACACGATCCAACTGGAGTCAAACAATTCCGATACTATGAGACCACAAAATTGAGATCCGATGTAGGTTGAGGGTAATTGTTCGTGGTTGAAACTTGAACACAATTTCAATTTGAACCAACCTATCTAAGCTTGACGTTATCAGCATTTTAAAGCAATAAATAGAATTATGGATTATAAGATGAGCAGCTGTGAAGCGTCCAACAGTGTCTCCTTCTCTGTTTCTCTCTGCTGACAAAAACCAGAGGACGCCGTGTACGGCCTTTTCATCTCCATGGCCGTCTCCAGAATCCTCGCCGGCATGAGATCCCCGGCGTCTTCTCCTGTTCTCCACCATCTtattcctgtttcctcctcttgtTCATCTTCTCAGTGTGATGTATTTCATGCAGTGCATGCAGGTGTTGATGGTGAGAACCAGACAATATATTACGGATTTGATAACGTCTTCCACACAATCAAGGATTGTTGAATTGAATCCGCGTTAAATTCAAACCGAGAGTTGCGAATACATGGAAATGCAAGCTTCCTCCACTTGCATGTTGACACAGGCTTCCTCTGTTATCGTGATTTGGTTGCTTAGTGATGGAATGAGAGAATGAGATTATAAGGATAAACCAAAAAGGCACACTTTAGTATTCTCTCCCaaagaatccttttgactcaagaaaactattatagtattaaaagcaggaggaacacttacaagatatcaagtgcacacagactctctatctatctgtcACTGTCTCTATATCTTGCTACCatagaactacggtcctatttataggacctagtgacaaccaccctaggtcaatcaccctataactactagataatgaggtggttaatgaaaccaccttataactactagatcatgattcaagtggttattgaaatcatcatgtaaccactagattatgataacaatctagataaataactatgaatcaaatctcaacactcccccatgattcatagttgcatacaccaatgCTTTCGAACTGGAAATGATTTGGTGAGCGTATCCGAATATCGGcaacttgttcatccgttccacaatacttccttgttatggctccacttgcctgaagtactcttccGATCATCTAAGGCTCCTGCACAATCGCTATTAGTGAAATCAAATAAtttgtatttaaattttattttgaacacccattttaatccaatcgttttattttctttcggtagatccattagctcccaagtttcattcttctcaattgacttgatttcctccttcattgcttttcttcattcctcttttttaactgcttcatcaaaagttgtcggatctgaaataaacaaagcaaatgttgaattataaatttctgtcagtgatctgaaatttcttggaggggtttcatctgaggaatccgaatttgaactgctattgggtgaggttgacgatgaatttgttggagcaggatttgtcacttgattctgcggagtgtctagttctgctggaatctgcatttgtgtttcacctctattggtctcccaattccaacttgccctttcatcaaacataacatttctgttaataataactttgccactaacagggttatataatcgatatgctttcgattgtaaagaataaccaattaaaatgcatttctctgatttttcatcaagcttgtgacgatattgtgaattcaccaaagcataagcaatacagccaaaaattcttagatgcctaacacttggtttcatactataccaagcctcaaaaggtgtTCGATTCATaatagcctttgttggtgaaatattcaacaaataaactgctgttgcaactgcttctgcccaaaactgatttggaagatgttttcctttaagcaaacttcttgccatttcaacgacagtcttcttacgctcagctacaccattttgctccggtgtatatggtgctgtcaattctctatgaataccattttcttcacaaaaagaactaaactcattagataaaaattcaccacctctatctgtccgaagtgtctttatatatctaccactttgtctttctacaagtgccttgaattttcgaaaattatcaaatgtttcagatttcaaattcaaaaaatatacccaactcatgcgactataatcatccgtaaacaataaaaaatattgacttccaccaaatgattttatattcatagatccacataagtcagcatgaactaATTCAAGAcagttagatgctctccatgcttttccaataggaaatgattttctactttgtttgccataaatacatccttcacatacatcaagtgtattaatcttaggcaatccaaaaaccattcctttttgacttaacaaccttaaacctttaatgttaaggtgtccatatcttaaatgtcataaactagactcattcttttgagttgtgataagcgcatgtctttcaatatttgacacatcaagtggaaacatcttgttttgtgtcatgcaaacatttactataatcaaaccagatttcttatctctaatagtgcatgaaccatcatcaaatattactgaatatccatcatttactaattgtccaacactcaacaagttatgtgataaagtaggaacaaagaaaacattatcaaggtattttaccttcccttgatttgtcttcacctcaattgttcctttcacttccacttggatttgcttgttatctccaagtctaacattcaacttgtgagtctcatcgatatctctaaatattgattttatgcctgacatatgattagaacatccactatccaaaaaccaaatatcatttgagatgttatgcatttgtgaatgagtcataaacaacttactattttcttcatttttctccacatagcttgcttgcttgcttttctcttttccaacaatatgccttcatgtgaccaaactttttacaatagtgacattgaattccacttttataattttttttatcataatttgattgcccttgttcatcaaagtgtcctcttcctcttccatttcctctaccacgaaatcctactctgccacgtcctcttcctgttgatttttttccttcttttgaagtagaagacactcccttaacctgaaatgctttttcttcacttttttcaagtgacatgttcaaccttacttcatgtgcttgcaaggaacccattagttcatcaaatgaataagtagataaatcttttgattcctcaattgcggcaacaacatgatcaaatttcggagttaaacttcttaaaacttttgcaacaattatatgatcaggaagatgttcaccataagatttcatttgactaacaatttcagtcactcgagaaagaaaatctt
The DNA window shown above is from Musa acuminata AAA Group cultivar baxijiao chromosome BXJ2-4, Cavendish_Baxijiao_AAA, whole genome shotgun sequence and carries:
- the LOC135609237 gene encoding phytosulfokine receptor 1-like, whose translation is MRASPTYPCNCSLLLLLFLFYLETGATNVHDQSCSPGDLRALYAFARSLDRGIRDWPAANSTRCCGWPGVRCALFSLSAVRVVGLDLSGKGLEGVLSPSLAGLDKLTFLNLSSNSFRGSIPPELLRLKLLEVLDLRNNHLSGELPPGIGNLSNLSRLVVSSNGFTGNIPDVFHDLRKLEVLSAKSNGFVGRLPTSLSSCSMLTVLDLWNNSLGGRIDLDFRRFDRLTTLNIGWNKLQGLIPEALSSCRALKILNLSRNNLSGQVPEKLCRLGSISFLNLDNNSLSNISQALGVLQECHDLRVLDLSWNFQGEEMPTTGIRGFQSLQAMGIVNCALTGLIPSWLRNCKELSALNLSWNCLTGEIPPWLGRFDHLFLLDLANNSHYGEIPASLAELKSLMSGIPPHDGDDSSIEFPFYGWSSNQQILDGLKYKHYTDFPPAVNLSYNRLTGSILKEFGNLRYLHQLDLSRNNLSGSIPEELSSMVNLESVAFNHLRGLIPIGGQFSTFPCSSFEGNPGLYSDSLPFCEPVKATYQKEGDVDEDKIAFIGLPFAIGVASGFVFIVYVSMCCWQL
- the LOC135611038 gene encoding heavy metal-associated isoprenylated plant protein 26-like; the encoded protein is MGFLEHISEICSFPSSHSKFKKKNQLQTVEIKVRMDCEGCERKVRKAVEGMKGVSSIEIEPKQHKVTVVGYVDPKKVIRRVAWKTGKKAEPWPYVPYDVVAHPYAPGAYDKKAPPGYVRNVVDDPAAAPLARASSTEVKYTTAFSDDNPNNCSVM
- the LOC135611039 gene encoding uncharacterized protein LOC135611039 isoform X2 yields the protein MIPFGSSPLAPPPLMSPPRRGRDGGRILRPPVLELSPSPEPPSPELIPKDAVPYQYEACPLCNKVKGNFSTAERFTAKYTGVAIMLMVSKKLKKHITSPALHEAAQTWTTALDGRGGSKTNLANLAVFGVLRPILP
- the LOC135611039 gene encoding uncharacterized protein LOC135611039 isoform X1, with translation MIPFGSSPLAPPPLMSPPRRGRDGGRILRPPVLELSPSPEPPSPELIPKDAVPYQYEACPLCNKVKGNFSTAERFTAKYTGVAIMLMVSKKLKKHITSPALHEAAQTWTTALDGRVFVMFASGGSKTNLANLAVFGVLRPILP